A window of Bradyrhizobium sp. AZCC 1610 contains these coding sequences:
- a CDS encoding phosphomannomutase/phosphoglucomutase, with amino-acid sequence MFPKPKSVLVPNTYAYESGPMVKATGFREYDARWLFEKEINLMGVQALGMGLGALIRELGVKQEIVTGHDFRGYSASIKYALISGLMAAGCKVHDIGLAVTPMAYFAQFDLDVPCVAMVTASHNDNGWTGVKMGANRPLTFGPDEMTRLKEIVLNADFNNKAGGSYQFHEDFPARYIADLTKRPKLKRKLKVVVACGNGTAGAFAPQVMEAIGCEVIPLDTELDHTFPKYNPNPEDMEMLHAIRDAVLKHKADVGLGFDGDGDRCGVVDNTGEEIFADKVGVMLARDMSAIHKDAQFVVDVKSTGLFVTDPVLQKQGAKTAYWKTGHSYMKRRTNEMGALAGFEKSGHFFFNKPFGRGYDDGLVSAIAICEMLDRASDKSMADLKDALPKTWSSPTMSPHCADETKYGVADAVVKHFEALQKNGDKVAGQKIRDLVTVNGVRVTVEDGSWGLVRASSNKPELVVVVESPVSEARMRDMFEAMDSVLRTHPEVGAYNQKI; translated from the coding sequence ATGTTCCCGAAGCCCAAATCCGTGCTGGTTCCCAATACCTATGCCTACGAATCCGGGCCGATGGTGAAGGCAACCGGCTTTCGCGAATACGACGCGCGCTGGCTGTTCGAGAAGGAAATCAACCTGATGGGCGTTCAGGCGCTGGGCATGGGGCTCGGCGCGCTGATCAGGGAACTCGGCGTTAAACAGGAAATCGTTACCGGTCATGATTTTCGCGGCTATTCGGCCTCGATCAAATACGCGTTGATTTCCGGCCTGATGGCGGCGGGCTGCAAGGTGCACGACATCGGGCTTGCGGTGACACCGATGGCCTATTTCGCGCAGTTCGATCTCGACGTGCCCTGCGTCGCGATGGTGACCGCTTCGCATAACGACAATGGCTGGACCGGCGTGAAGATGGGCGCCAACCGCCCGCTCACCTTCGGCCCCGACGAGATGACGCGGCTGAAGGAAATCGTGCTCAACGCCGATTTCAACAACAAGGCCGGCGGCTCCTATCAATTCCACGAGGACTTTCCGGCGCGCTATATAGCGGATCTGACGAAGCGGCCGAAGCTGAAACGCAAGCTGAAAGTCGTGGTCGCCTGCGGCAACGGCACGGCAGGCGCGTTCGCACCGCAGGTGATGGAAGCGATCGGCTGCGAGGTGATCCCGCTCGACACCGAACTCGATCACACCTTCCCGAAATACAATCCGAACCCCGAAGACATGGAGATGCTGCACGCGATCCGCGACGCGGTGCTCAAGCATAAGGCCGATGTGGGCTTAGGCTTTGACGGCGACGGCGACCGCTGCGGCGTGGTCGACAATACCGGCGAGGAAATCTTCGCCGACAAGGTCGGCGTGATGCTGGCGCGGGACATGTCGGCGATCCACAAGGATGCGCAATTCGTGGTCGACGTGAAATCCACCGGGCTGTTCGTGACGGACCCGGTGCTGCAAAAGCAGGGCGCCAAGACCGCCTACTGGAAGACCGGCCATTCCTACATGAAGCGCCGCACCAACGAGATGGGCGCGCTGGCGGGTTTCGAAAAATCCGGCCACTTCTTCTTCAACAAGCCGTTCGGCCGTGGCTATGATGATGGCCTGGTCTCGGCGATTGCGATCTGCGAGATGCTCGATCGCGCCTCCGATAAGTCGATGGCGGACCTGAAAGATGCGCTGCCGAAGACCTGGTCGTCGCCGACGATGTCGCCGCATTGCGCCGACGAAACCAAATACGGCGTGGCCGACGCCGTGGTGAAGCATTTCGAAGCGTTGCAGAAGAACGGCGACAAGGTCGCAGGCCAGAAGATTCGCGATCTCGTCACCGTCAACGGCGTGCGTGTTACCGTCGAAGACGGAAGCTGGGGCTTGGTGCGGGCGTCATCCAACAAGCCGGAGCTGGTAGTGGTGGTCGAGAGCCCGGTGAGCGAAGCGCGCATGCGCGACATGTTCGAGGCGATGGATTCCGTGCTGCGCACGCATCCGGAGGTCGGCGCGTATAATCAGAAGATTTGA
- a CDS encoding TIGR02281 family clan AA aspartic protease → MIVAAVLVGLGTYMAQMADKMSPAPASASASPTKAPTQTVAQASGRSLNIPRDARGHFLTDGRIEGQRVNFMIDTGASLVALNEKSAARFGLRPSRGDYNATVTTANGTIKAARTRLAMIELGGLVVRDVDAVVLPDEALSENLLGLSFLSKLKRFEYANGKMVLEQ, encoded by the coding sequence ATGATCGTTGCCGCCGTTCTCGTCGGTCTCGGTACCTACATGGCGCAGATGGCGGACAAGATGTCGCCGGCGCCGGCCTCCGCCAGCGCATCGCCGACAAAAGCTCCCACCCAAACGGTCGCGCAGGCCTCTGGCCGCAGCCTCAATATTCCCCGCGACGCCCGCGGCCATTTCCTGACTGACGGCCGCATCGAAGGTCAGCGCGTCAATTTCATGATCGACACCGGCGCTTCGCTGGTGGCGCTGAACGAGAAGTCCGCGGCGCGGTTCGGCCTGCGTCCCTCGCGCGGCGATTACAATGCGACCGTCACCACCGCCAACGGCACCATCAAGGCCGCCCGCACCCGGCTTGCCATGATCGAACTCGGTGGCCTCGTGGTGCGCGACGTCGACGCCGTGGTGCTGCCCGACGAGGCGCTGTCGGAAAACCTGCTCGGCCTGTCGTTCCTGTCGAAGCTGAAGCGTTTTGAATACGCCAACGGCAAGATGGTGCTGGAACAGTAA
- the hrpB gene encoding ATP-dependent helicase HrpB, with protein MPRSFDTPLPIDAVLDELGRTLTANNAAVLVAPPGAGKTTRVPLALLDAPWLKGKKIIMLEPRRIAARASAERMARTLGERAGETVGYRVRFGSKISRATRIEVVTEGIFSRQILDDPELSGVAAVLFDEFHERSLDADLGLALARDAQTGLREDLRILVMSATLDGARVGKLLGDAPVVASEGRAFPVATRYLGRKADAPIERQMADAIAVALRADPGSVLAFLPGAAEIRRTQNFLSERVHDASVEIVPLFGALDAAVQDRAIAPAPKGQRKVVLATSIAETSLTIEGVRIVVDSGLARVPRYEPDIGLTRLETVRASRAAVDQRRGRAGRTEPGVCYRLWDEPQTASLAAYTQPEILSADLSSLVLDLAQWGVRDPTTLAFLDSPPAPALKEANSLLHELGALDSDGRITAEGQSLRALALPPRLARMIVDSHRLGAGEEAADIAAILTERGLGGDSVDLDHRLDQFRRDRSPRASSARSLAQRWAQQVAATEGPPSEDASPSTGIMLALAFPDRVARNRGNGSFVLANGRGAAVEQTSSLARAPYIAVAELTGTAAQGRILLAAPIAQEDIEMRFADQIEDREEISFDRGAMALRARRKRTLHAITLSEAPVALSPSTETAHIFATGLIAAGLDKLPWSKSLKQWRDRVMFLRKAEGDSWPDLSDAALAAESENWLVPALYDKTSLKELSPGDLSDALMTLLPWELRTRLEREAPTHFEAPTGTMLAIDYEAEQGPTIAVRLQELFGLNTHPSIAKGAVPLVLELLSPAQRPVQVTRDLPGFWRGSYAAVRSDLRGRYPRHPWPEDPATALPTRRVKPRGT; from the coding sequence TTGCCCCGCAGTTTCGACACCCCACTCCCGATCGACGCGGTGCTCGATGAACTCGGGCGCACGCTGACGGCAAACAATGCCGCCGTGCTGGTCGCCCCTCCCGGCGCCGGCAAGACCACGCGGGTGCCGCTGGCGCTGCTCGACGCGCCCTGGCTGAAAGGCAAAAAGATCATCATGCTGGAGCCGCGGCGGATCGCGGCCCGCGCCAGTGCCGAGCGCATGGCACGGACGCTCGGCGAGCGGGCCGGGGAGACCGTCGGCTATCGCGTCCGCTTCGGCTCAAAGATATCCCGCGCGACGCGGATCGAGGTCGTCACCGAGGGCATTTTCTCGCGGCAAATCCTCGACGATCCTGAACTATCAGGCGTCGCCGCCGTGCTGTTCGACGAGTTTCACGAGCGGTCGCTCGATGCCGATCTCGGGCTCGCGCTGGCACGCGATGCGCAGACCGGCTTGCGCGAGGATTTGCGCATCCTGGTGATGTCGGCGACGCTCGACGGCGCGCGGGTCGGCAAACTGCTCGGCGACGCGCCGGTGGTTGCCAGCGAAGGCCGTGCCTTTCCGGTGGCGACGCGCTACCTCGGCCGCAAGGCGGATGCACCGATCGAGCGGCAGATGGCCGATGCGATCGCTGTCGCACTGCGTGCTGATCCCGGCTCGGTGCTGGCTTTCCTGCCGGGCGCCGCCGAAATCCGCCGCACGCAGAATTTTCTCAGCGAGCGGGTTCATGATGCGAGCGTCGAGATCGTGCCGCTGTTCGGCGCGCTCGACGCCGCCGTGCAGGACCGCGCTATCGCGCCGGCGCCGAAAGGCCAACGCAAGGTCGTGCTGGCGACCTCGATCGCGGAGACCTCGTTGACCATCGAGGGCGTGCGCATCGTCGTCGATTCCGGTCTGGCGCGCGTGCCGCGCTACGAGCCAGACATCGGCCTGACCCGGCTGGAGACGGTGCGCGCCTCGCGCGCCGCGGTCGATCAGCGCCGCGGCCGCGCCGGCCGTACTGAGCCCGGCGTCTGTTACCGGCTGTGGGACGAGCCGCAGACCGCTTCGCTCGCCGCCTACACCCAGCCAGAAATTCTCTCGGCCGATCTGTCCTCGCTGGTGCTCGATCTCGCGCAATGGGGCGTCCGCGATCCAACGACGCTGGCGTTTCTCGATTCGCCACCGGCGCCCGCGCTGAAGGAGGCCAACAGCCTGCTCCACGAACTCGGCGCGCTCGATTCCGACGGCCGAATCACTGCGGAGGGCCAGAGCCTGCGGGCGCTGGCACTGCCGCCACGGCTGGCGCGCATGATCGTGGATTCGCATCGGCTGGGCGCGGGCGAAGAGGCGGCCGACATCGCGGCGATCCTGACCGAACGCGGCCTCGGTGGCGACAGCGTCGATCTCGACCACAGGCTCGATCAGTTCCGCCGCGACCGCTCGCCGCGCGCCAGTAGCGCCCGCAGCCTCGCGCAGCGCTGGGCGCAGCAGGTGGCGGCGACAGAAGGGCCGCCCAGCGAGGATGCCTCGCCCTCCACCGGCATCATGCTGGCGCTCGCCTTCCCCGACCGCGTTGCGCGCAATCGCGGCAATGGTAGTTTCGTGCTGGCCAATGGCCGCGGCGCTGCCGTCGAGCAAACCTCGTCGCTGGCGCGCGCGCCCTATATCGCGGTCGCCGAGCTGACAGGCACCGCAGCCCAGGGGCGGATTCTGCTGGCGGCACCGATCGCGCAAGAAGATATCGAAATGCGCTTCGCCGATCAGATCGAGGACAGGGAAGAGATTTCGTTCGATCGCGGCGCGATGGCGCTGCGTGCGCGCCGCAAGCGGACGCTGCACGCGATCACGCTGTCGGAAGCGCCGGTCGCGCTGTCGCCCTCGACAGAGACCGCGCACATTTTCGCCACGGGTTTGATTGCCGCCGGGCTCGACAAACTGCCGTGGTCGAAATCCCTGAAGCAATGGCGCGACCGGGTGATGTTCCTGCGCAAGGCGGAAGGCGATAGCTGGCCCGATCTGTCGGACGCGGCGCTCGCCGCCGAAAGCGAAAATTGGCTGGTACCGGCACTATACGACAAGACCTCGCTGAAGGAGCTTTCGCCCGGCGATCTCTCCGACGCGCTGATGACGCTATTGCCATGGGAGTTGCGCACGCGGCTGGAGCGCGAAGCGCCGACGCATTTCGAAGCGCCGACCGGCACCATGCTGGCCATCGACTACGAGGCCGAGCAGGGCCCGACCATTGCGGTTCGCTTACAGGAATTGTTCGGGCTCAACACTCATCCCTCGATCGCCAAGGGCGCGGTGCCGCTGGTGCTGGAATTGCTGTCGCCGGCGCAGCGTCCGGTGCAGGTGACGCGCGATTTGCCGGGCTTCTGGCGCGGCAGCTATGCGGCCGTGCGCTCCGACCTGCGCGGCCGCTATCCCCGCCACCCCTGGCCGGAAGACCCGGCGACCGCGCTGCCGACCCGCCGCGTCAAGCCGCGCGGAACGTGA
- a CDS encoding UDP-glucose dehydrogenase family protein, translating into MRIAMIGTGYVGLVSGACFADFGHHVTCVDKDAGKIEALRRGEIPIFEPGLDALVASNVKAKRLDFTTDLTAPVAEADAVFIAVGTPSRRGDGHADLTYVYSAAREIAAALSGFTVVVTKSTVPVGTGDEVERLIVEANPSADVVVASNPEFLREGAAIRDFKFPDRIVVGTDDERGRKVLGDVYRPLSLNQAPLMFTARRTAELIKYAANAFLATKITFINEMADLSEKVGADVQEVARGIGLDNRIGTKFLHAGPGFGGSCFPKDIRALVKVALDHDVQLRIVEAVLGVNDNRKRAMARKVSNAAGGSLRGKTVAVLGLTFKPDTDDMREAPSIPLITGLLDMGAKVRAHDPVGMEQARKELPDIEYCDDPYECVKGADAMVIVTEWVQYRALDWERIKSEMAQPVVVDLRNIYRSEDMAAHGFTYDSVGRAAGPRT; encoded by the coding sequence ATGCGAATCGCCATGATTGGCACTGGCTATGTGGGGCTGGTATCCGGCGCCTGCTTTGCGGATTTCGGCCACCATGTCACCTGCGTGGACAAGGATGCCGGCAAGATCGAAGCCCTGCGCAGAGGCGAAATCCCGATCTTCGAACCCGGGCTCGACGCCCTGGTGGCGTCCAACGTCAAGGCCAAGCGGCTGGATTTCACCACCGACCTGACCGCGCCGGTCGCGGAAGCCGACGCGGTGTTCATCGCGGTCGGCACCCCGTCGCGGCGCGGCGACGGCCATGCCGACCTCACTTACGTCTACAGCGCCGCGCGCGAGATCGCAGCCGCGCTGTCCGGCTTCACGGTGGTGGTGACAAAATCGACCGTGCCGGTCGGCACCGGCGATGAGGTCGAGCGGCTGATCGTTGAGGCCAACCCATCGGCTGACGTCGTGGTTGCGTCCAATCCGGAATTCCTGCGCGAGGGCGCTGCGATCCGCGACTTCAAATTCCCCGATCGCATCGTGGTCGGTACCGATGACGAGCGTGGGCGCAAGGTGCTCGGAGACGTCTACCGGCCGCTGTCGCTCAACCAGGCGCCGCTGATGTTCACCGCGCGGCGCACCGCTGAACTGATCAAATACGCGGCGAATGCGTTCCTCGCCACCAAGATCACCTTCATCAACGAGATGGCGGATCTTTCCGAAAAAGTCGGCGCCGACGTACAGGAGGTCGCGCGCGGCATCGGGCTCGACAACCGCATCGGCACCAAATTCCTGCACGCCGGCCCGGGTTTTGGCGGCTCCTGTTTTCCCAAGGACATCCGCGCGCTGGTCAAGGTCGCGCTCGATCACGATGTGCAGTTGCGCATCGTCGAGGCGGTGCTTGGTGTCAACGACAACCGCAAGCGCGCGATGGCACGAAAAGTTTCCAACGCGGCGGGCGGTAGCCTGCGCGGCAAGACCGTGGCGGTGCTCGGCCTCACCTTCAAGCCGGATACCGACGACATGCGCGAGGCGCCGTCGATTCCTTTGATCACCGGCCTGCTCGACATGGGCGCCAAGGTACGCGCGCACGATCCGGTTGGCATGGAGCAGGCGCGCAAGGAATTGCCCGACATCGAATATTGCGACGACCCGTATGAGTGCGTGAAGGGGGCGGACGCCATGGTGATCGTCACCGAGTGGGTACAATACCGCGCGCTCGACTGGGAGCGAATCAAGAGCGAGATGGCGCAGCCCGTCGTGGTGGATTTGCGTAATATCTATCGATCCGAAGACATGGCCGCCCATGGCTTCACTTATGACAGCGTCGGCCGGGCGGCTGGCCCGAGAACTTGA
- a CDS encoding acyltransferase family protein, whose translation MTLNGTSARPERSTRIDWVDYAKGICIVMVVMMHSVLGVEKAAGETGFMHAFVMFAQPFRMPDFFLISGLFLAVVIDRDWRTYLDRKVLHFAYFYVLWMTIQFGFKAPGFAAESGWRHIGLLYLESFIEPFGTLWFIYLLPIFFVVTKLSRGIPSMAVWLVAAALETAHVVTGWTVIDEFCAHFVYFYSGYLLASYVFALSDRSREKPALALAGLALWTFVNSGLVMSGFSDWPLVSLALGFAGAGAIIVMGTLLARMHWLNFLRYCGEHSIVIYLAFFLPMAVTRTLLLKTGLIADIGTISLIVTVAGVAGAVVIWRLALALRADFLFERPDAFWIAPKKAAPALQPAE comes from the coding sequence ATGACCTTAAACGGCACATCCGCCAGACCTGAGCGCTCCACCCGTATCGACTGGGTGGACTATGCCAAGGGCATCTGCATCGTCATGGTGGTCATGATGCATTCGGTGCTGGGCGTGGAAAAGGCGGCCGGCGAGACCGGTTTCATGCATGCGTTCGTCATGTTCGCCCAGCCGTTCCGGATGCCGGATTTCTTCCTGATTTCAGGCCTTTTTCTCGCCGTCGTGATCGACCGCGACTGGCGCACCTATCTCGACCGCAAAGTCCTGCACTTCGCCTATTTCTATGTGCTGTGGATGACGATCCAGTTTGGCTTCAAGGCGCCGGGCTTCGCTGCCGAAAGCGGCTGGCGTCATATCGGCTTGCTGTATCTGGAATCCTTCATCGAGCCGTTCGGCACGCTGTGGTTCATTTATCTGCTGCCGATTTTCTTCGTCGTCACAAAATTGTCACGCGGCATCCCCTCCATGGCGGTCTGGCTCGTCGCCGCAGCGCTGGAGACCGCGCATGTCGTGACCGGCTGGACGGTGATCGACGAATTCTGCGCGCACTTCGTCTATTTCTATTCCGGCTATCTGTTGGCCTCTTACGTGTTCGCGCTGTCGGATCGTTCACGGGAGAAGCCCGCGCTGGCGCTGGCCGGACTGGCGCTGTGGACGTTCGTCAATAGCGGCCTCGTGATGTCGGGCTTCAGCGATTGGCCGCTGGTCTCGCTGGCGCTCGGCTTCGCCGGGGCCGGCGCCATCATCGTGATGGGCACGCTGCTGGCGCGCATGCACTGGCTCAATTTCCTGCGTTATTGCGGCGAGCATTCCATCGTCATCTATCTCGCGTTCTTCCTGCCGATGGCGGTGACCCGAACGCTGCTGCTGAAGACCGGCCTGATCGCCGATATCGGGACGATCTCCCTGATCGTGACCGTTGCCGGCGTCGCGGGCGCGGTGGTGATCTGGCGGCTGGCGCTGGCGCTGCGCGCCGACTTCCTGTTCGAGCGCCCCGACGCATTCTGGATCGCGCCGAAAAAGGCTGCGCCTGCGTTGCAGCCGGCGGAGTAG
- the polA gene encoding DNA polymerase I, with the protein MPKSAPKAAAKPAPAAKAPAKAETKAPAKQPAKGDHVFLVDGSGYIFRAYHALPPLNRRSDGLQVNAVLGFCNMLWKLLREMPEDNRPTHLAVVFDKSEITFRNKLYPDYKAHRAAAPDDLIPQFALIREAVRAFDLPCLEQVGFEADDLIATYVRIACERGASATIVSSDKDLMQLVTDCVTMYDTMKDRRIGIPEVIEKFGVPPEKVVEVQALAGDSTDNVPGVPGIGVKTAAQLIIEYGDLEQLLFRAGEIKQPKRREALIENAEKARISRQLVLLDDKVDLEVPLEDLAVHEPDARKLIAFLKAMEFSTLTRRVAEYSQIDPADIEPDAGNKSGASVFAVPPSGKKPEGYSEGATLFDAPGPSSAAPASKGAVAPGKGADKQDKAASHKGAPISLAAARAEAARKLPVDRSKYQTIRNLNELKAWIARAYDAGTFAIDAKASSDNPMQADICGIALALAPNDACYVPLTHKQSGGGAGLFDAGLAPDQIKATEALTALKPLLESSGILKIGFDIKFNAVMLAQHGVTLRNIDDAQLMSYALDAGRNSHALESLAERWFGHAVVSYSELIGNGKNKLTFDQVAIDRATAYSAESADVILRLHRVLKPRLAAEHMMTVYETLERPLVSVLARMERRGISIDRQVLARLSGEFAQTAARVEAELQEIAGEPINVGSPKQIGDILFGKMGITGGTKTKTGAWSTSAQILDELAEQGHEFPKKILEWRQVSKLKSTYTDALPQYVHPQTHRVHTTYALAATTTGRLSSNEPNLQNIPVRTEDGRKIRRAFIATPGHKLVSADYSQIELRLLAEIADIPVLKQAFRDGLDIHAMTASEMFGVPIKDMPGEVRRRAKAINFGIIYGISAFGLANQLGIAREEASAYIKKYFERFPGIRAYMDETRDFCRTNGYVTTLFGRKMYYPDIKASNASVRSFNERAAINARLQGTAADIIRRAMIRMEDALAEKKLSAQMLLQVHDELIFEVPDDEVAATLPVVQHVMQDAPFPAVVLSLPLQVDARAANNWDEAH; encoded by the coding sequence ATGCCGAAATCAGCCCCCAAAGCCGCCGCGAAACCCGCTCCCGCCGCCAAAGCCCCGGCCAAGGCAGAAACCAAGGCGCCCGCCAAACAACCCGCCAAGGGCGACCATGTCTTTCTGGTCGACGGTTCCGGCTACATTTTCCGCGCCTATCACGCGTTGCCGCCGCTGAACCGCAGATCCGACGGGCTGCAGGTCAATGCCGTGCTCGGCTTCTGCAACATGCTGTGGAAGCTGTTGCGCGAGATGCCCGAGGATAACCGGCCGACGCATCTGGCGGTCGTGTTCGACAAGTCGGAAATCACGTTCCGCAACAAGCTCTACCCCGATTACAAGGCGCACCGGGCAGCGGCGCCGGACGATCTGATCCCGCAATTTGCACTGATCCGCGAGGCGGTGCGCGCGTTTGACCTGCCCTGCCTGGAACAGGTCGGCTTCGAGGCCGACGATCTGATCGCGACCTATGTCCGCATCGCCTGCGAGCGCGGGGCTTCTGCCACCATCGTGTCGTCGGACAAGGACCTGATGCAGCTCGTGACCGATTGCGTCACCATGTACGACACCATGAAGGATCGCCGTATCGGTATTCCGGAGGTGATCGAAAAGTTCGGCGTGCCGCCGGAGAAGGTGGTCGAGGTGCAGGCGCTGGCCGGCGACTCCACCGATAATGTTCCCGGCGTGCCCGGCATCGGCGTGAAGACCGCCGCGCAATTGATCATCGAGTATGGCGATCTGGAACAACTGTTGTTCCGCGCCGGCGAGATCAAGCAGCCGAAGCGGCGCGAGGCCCTGATCGAGAACGCCGAGAAGGCGCGGATTTCGCGGCAACTGGTGCTGCTCGACGACAAGGTCGATCTCGAAGTACCGCTCGAGGACCTCGCCGTGCACGAGCCGGATGCACGCAAGCTGATCGCCTTCCTCAAGGCGATGGAATTCTCCACCCTCACCCGCCGCGTCGCCGAATATTCGCAGATCGATCCGGCCGACATCGAGCCGGATGCGGGCAACAAGAGCGGCGCGAGCGTTTTCGCGGTGCCGCCCTCCGGCAAGAAGCCGGAAGGCTATTCCGAGGGAGCGACGCTGTTCGATGCCCCCGGCCCCTCTTCCGCCGCGCCCGCGAGCAAGGGAGCGGTCGCGCCGGGCAAAGGAGCCGACAAGCAGGACAAGGCCGCCAGCCACAAGGGAGCGCCGATCTCGCTCGCCGCGGCGCGCGCCGAAGCCGCGCGAAAACTGCCGGTCGACCGCAGCAAGTACCAGACCATCCGCAACCTGAATGAACTCAAAGCCTGGATCGCACGCGCCTACGATGCCGGCACTTTCGCGATCGACGCCAAGGCGAGCTCCGACAATCCGATGCAAGCCGACATCTGCGGCATCGCGCTGGCGCTGGCACCGAACGATGCCTGCTATGTGCCCCTCACCCACAAGCAATCCGGCGGCGGTGCCGGCCTGTTCGACGCCGGCCTCGCGCCCGACCAGATCAAGGCCACTGAGGCGCTGACGGCGTTGAAGCCATTGCTGGAATCATCAGGCATTCTCAAGATCGGCTTCGACATCAAGTTCAACGCCGTGATGCTGGCGCAGCACGGTGTCACCCTGCGCAATATCGACGACGCGCAATTGATGTCGTATGCGCTCGACGCCGGACGCAACTCGCATGCGCTGGAGTCGCTCGCCGAACGCTGGTTCGGCCATGCCGTCGTCAGCTATAGCGAGCTTATCGGCAACGGCAAGAACAAGCTCACATTCGATCAGGTCGCGATCGACAGGGCGACCGCCTACTCGGCTGAAAGCGCCGACGTAATCCTGCGGCTGCATCGCGTGCTCAAGCCGCGGCTCGCCGCCGAACACATGATGACGGTCTATGAGACGCTGGAGCGGCCGCTGGTCAGCGTGCTGGCGCGGATGGAGCGGCGCGGCATTTCGATCGACCGGCAGGTGCTGGCGCGGCTGTCGGGCGAGTTCGCCCAGACCGCGGCCCGCGTCGAAGCCGAGCTTCAGGAGATCGCGGGCGAGCCGATCAATGTCGGCAGCCCCAAGCAGATCGGAGACATCCTCTTCGGCAAGATGGGCATAACCGGAGGTACCAAGACCAAGACCGGCGCGTGGTCGACCTCGGCGCAGATCCTCGACGAACTCGCCGAACAGGGCCACGAATTTCCGAAGAAGATCCTGGAATGGCGGCAAGTGTCGAAGCTGAAGTCGACCTACACCGACGCACTCCCTCAATATGTCCATCCGCAGACCCACCGCGTCCACACCACCTACGCGCTGGCAGCGACCACCACGGGACGGCTGTCATCGAACGAGCCGAACCTGCAGAACATCCCGGTGCGTACCGAGGACGGCCGAAAAATCCGCCGCGCCTTTATCGCGACGCCCGGCCACAAGCTGGTGTCGGCGGATTATTCGCAGATCGAATTGCGGCTGCTGGCCGAGATTGCCGATATCCCGGTGCTGAAGCAGGCGTTCCGCGACGGGCTCGACATTCACGCCATGACGGCGTCCGAGATGTTCGGCGTGCCGATCAAGGACATGCCGGGCGAGGTGCGCCGCCGCGCGAAAGCGATCAATTTCGGCATCATCTACGGCATCTCGGCGTTCGGGCTTGCGAACCAGCTCGGCATCGCCCGCGAGGAAGCTTCCGCCTACATCAAGAAGTATTTCGAGCGCTTTCCGGGCATCCGCGCCTATATGGACGAGACGCGGGATTTCTGCCGCACCAACGGCTATGTCACGACGCTGTTCGGGCGGAAGATGTACTACCCGGACATCAAGGCCTCCAACGCGTCGGTCCGCTCCTTTAACGAGCGCGCCGCGATCAACGCGCGCCTGCAAGGCACCGCCGCCGACATCATCCGCCGCGCCATGATTCGCATGGAAGATGCGCTGGCGGAAAAGAAACTATCGGCGCAGATGCTGCTGCAGGTGCATGACGAACTGATCTTCGAGGTGCCCGACGACGAGGTAGCGGCGACGTTGCCGGTGGTGCAGCACGTGATGCAGGACGCGCCGTTCCCGGCGGTGGTGCTGTCGCTGCCATTGCAGGTGGATGCGCGGGCGGCGAATAACTGGGACGAGGCGCATTGA
- a CDS encoding LysE family translocator — protein sequence MPHFSVLLGFALVSLGMVLTPGPNMIYLISRSITQGPAAGIVSLGGVALGFVFYMLCAAFGITALLFAVPYAYDALRFAGAAYLLWLAWQAIKPNGRSPFQVKELAVDGPRKLFAMGFVTNLLNPKIAMLYLALLPQFIDPTVGSVLTQSLALGAIQIVISVSVNAMIALAAGSIARFLGTRPGWLLLQRWLMGTVLAGLAVKMAFEAKRA from the coding sequence ATGCCCCATTTTTCCGTCTTGCTCGGTTTCGCGCTGGTCTCGCTCGGCATGGTGCTGACGCCGGGGCCGAACATGATTTACCTGATCTCGCGTTCGATCACGCAAGGGCCTGCGGCGGGGATCGTGTCGCTCGGCGGCGTTGCGCTCGGGTTCGTGTTCTACATGCTGTGCGCGGCGTTCGGCATCACCGCGCTGTTGTTTGCCGTGCCCTACGCCTACGACGCGCTGCGGTTTGCGGGGGCCGCCTACCTGCTGTGGCTGGCCTGGCAGGCGATCAAGCCCAATGGCCGCTCGCCGTTTCAGGTGAAGGAGCTCGCGGTCGACGGCCCGCGCAAATTGTTCGCGATGGGGTTCGTCACCAATCTGCTCAATCCGAAAATCGCGATGCTGTATCTGGCGCTGTTGCCGCAGTTCATCGATCCCACGGTGGGCAGCGTGCTGACGCAGTCGCTGGCGCTGGGTGCGATCCAGATCGTCATCAGCGTCAGCGTCAACGCGATGATTGCGCTCGCCGCCGGATCGATCGCGCGCTTTCTCGGCACACGGCCGGGCTGGCTGTTGCTGCAGCGCTGGCTGATGGGAACAGTGCTGGCGGGGCTTGCGGTAAAGATGGCGTTCGAGGCGAAGCGGGCGTAG